A DNA window from Trypanosoma brucei brucei TREU927 chromosome 11 chr11_scaffold01 genomic scaffold, whole genome shotgun sequence contains the following coding sequences:
- a CDS encoding mitochondrial DNA polymerase I protein B, putative: MRLNSCWIRRVHRGIAQSNLRCVSTFAALVKVQEALKSSKPFADDAKGFAEFFRVPCLPGVGAQESVRRHYDRVLRDLKQQKDSYVMRQQGQDERVNEELPIFLVSYDTGSKNFYLFSVEKDCNAVRSPADGESDVSGLADELMQYTRGMTQAIMIPIVADEEERGALAPHLTRLSGELKRCGIIPVLSVDSLEIIKTLDPQQSPVRIVTKGRGKHASEPLTEEWFRAHWVHLRTLVFKSSEEDPIITLNRLVAPRFTIYVIHLVRAGSRGLNVALYEPLQKKRYGAKGMLSDVLGCLLERQAKQVIFLPTNRTDRPTLLRCRTALTKMGRTCYLVFPSEIGEKYRGVYQSDPARYWSSLCEVKGSLDADFSFEVYATVGNNIRTQQYKRTRENLLEKQASLSSENNMPAVTNSEVEKWLRVLSLDKRVSCEKAQMRKYKKYLVIAFMATEFAAYTRPANPHAPANYVVATSIMDYQQQVVEPWTKYSSRGEFKLPSLEGFDVIVCHDVKHFVLLIWDDPELRRFLKRGGRVWCTMFAEYLLDAQRCQSGSNSLHDVAMKYGILTPQSSVLGLSTPDLPIAFIQHYLVAAVDAISRVFQEQLKKACGNSQLICVAHRMDSLLAMASIEKAGIHIDSKEATLQAQAIRNRLLAIDKSLSLYAPDEIPLDMQRFFDWTSLQHLQAYFFGGSITLGYTDISRDSSTWTAHLIHLCHKYGNLGLMSADVHLQRFASERGLRGAGRLPQRVARFFDADGSSRRRKYRLVVFDIESTGLNTATDAIIEVAAFDPVEGTSFSSLVNPQRPIPPQSTAIHHITDSMVQGAPRLSEVTQAFARYLRLSEGQRDEDEVTILIGHNVFALDEPLLRRAFRSESVDTENLLFCDSLTILKGLKQELQGSKKDSKFDRGVLDILTNSLRLSSLVEGLRVEADGELHRADTDAKMLWFVLVNAFGIGGKDAVKQRDEVLSHAVRTLVLYPGVGCFLPQERRKDCVTVQLPGVCFKAIKEKRTIEQLRKRHLDEATFVVLQRHKLEVAGLLLQKLQLERGSANFLHSGTDGRLSILHSDNKVRQYIDLTATTTSRTTSSYPSCQNIPKDDKSSLRHLFVSRFGEKGRCVEIDYSQLEIVVMAVLCEDERLVSDLNQGVDFHVKRASFFSGISYDEIYNGYKRGEAKFLKLRKVAKTFSFQRLYGAGVPLLHKTTGIPVQDLQECIRREEEEYPGISRFHRLARTVALRANNPGLPTHFIVELPTGLRVCYKTRDVVLNLPPVKNYPIQSFGAELAQMMIGRVFRQFVRKSFYGQKAFMINFVHDSLWLDCHMSVLEECVHETRTIMEEVDTYVAKTFPGVKLKVPLKVSVDCGVDMCAMESVKDDFSALASQQRSKSSELDALIPELSKEVTDSVEITV, translated from the coding sequence ATGCGGCTAAATAGCTGCTGGATACGGAGGGTACACAGGGGAATTGCACAGTCGAACTTAAGATGTGTCTCTACCTTCGCCGCTCTTGTAAAGGTGCAAGAAGCCCTGAAAAGTTCGAAACCATTTGCTGATGATGCCAAGGGTTTTGCAGAGTTCTTTCGAGTTCCATGTCTTCCCGGCGTTGGGGCGCAGGAGAGCGTTCGCCGCCACTACGACCGAGTGCTCCGAGACctcaagcaacaaaaagataGCTACGTCATGCGACAACAAGGACAAGATGAGCGTGTCAACGAGGAACTTCCAATCTTTTTGGTCTCATATGATACTGGATCGAAAAACTTTTACCTCTTTTCGGTCGAGAAAGATTGCAATGCAGTCCGCTCTCCAGCTGATGGTGAGTCAGACGTATCAGGTTTGGCGGACGAACTAATGCAATACACACGCGGCATGACACAAGCGATTATGATTCCCATTGTGGCCGACGAAGAGGAGCGGGGAGCTCTGGCCCCTCACCTGACGCGACTCAGCGGTGAACTGAAACGGTGTGGCATCATTCCTGTTCTCAGTGTTGATAGCTTAGAAATCATAAAGACACTAGATCCCCAGCAGTCGCCTGTTCGTATCGTGACAAAAGGTCGCGGCAAGCATGCGTCGGAGCCACTCACCGAAGAGTGGTTTCGCGCCCATTGGGTACACCTGCGCACGCTCGTCTTCAAATCCAGCGAGGAGGACCCCATTATTACTTTGAACCGCCTCGTCGCGCCACGGTTTACCATATATGTTATTCACCTGGTGCGCGCAGGTTCCCGCGGACTTAACGTGGCCCTTTATGAGCCGCTTCAGAAAAAACGATATGGAGCAAAGGGGATGCTTTCCGACGTTTTGGGCTGCCTCTTAGAGAGGCAAGCAAAGCAGGTGATATTTCTCCCAACGAACCGTACAGATCGTCCCACATTACTGCGATGTCGTACCGCGCTCACAAAAATGGGACGCACTTGTTACCTTGTCTTCCCATCAGAGATTGGGGAAAAGTATCGTGGGGTATATCAGTCGGATCCGGCCCGGTACTGGTCATCGCTATGTGAGGTAAAAGGTTCTCTCGACGCAGATTTCAGCTTTGAAGTGTACGCAACTGTAGGAAATAATATTCGCACCCAGCAGTACAAGCGAACGAGAGAAAATTTACTAGAGAAGCAGGCTTCCTTAAGCAGCGAAAATAACATGCCGGCAGTAACAAACTCTGAGGTGGAGAAGTGGCTTCGTGTTCTTTCACTCGATAAGCGTGTGTCATGTGAAAAGGCACAAATGCGCAAGTACAAAAAGTACCTTGTGATTGCATTCATGGCGACGGAATTTGCTGCATACACTCGACCGGCAAACCCCCACGCACCTGCGAATTATGTGGTAGCTACTAGCATTATGGACTATCAGCAACAGGTTGTGGAGCCATGGACCAAGTACTCTTCCCGCGGGGAGTTCAAGCTACCCTCATTGGAAGGGTTCGATGTTATTGTGTGTCACGATGTTAAACACTTCGTGTTATTGATATGGGACGATCCCGAACTCCGACGTTTCTTAAAGCGTGGGGGAAGGGTGTGGTGCACGATGTTCGCAGAATACCTCCTCGACGCCCAGAGGTGTCAGTCTGGCAGCAATAGCCTTCACGACGTGGCAATGAAATACGGCATCCTCACACCACAGTCGTCGGTTTTGGGGCTCAGTACGCCAGACCTCCCCATTGCATTTATTCAACACTACCTGGTAGCCGCAGTGGATGCTATATCCCGTGTTTTTCAAGAACAACTCAAAAAGGCCTGTGGGAATAGCCAATTGATTTGTGTCGCCCATCGGATGGATTCGTTGCTAGCGATGGCTTCCATAGAGAAGGCTGGAATTCACATCGATTCCAAGGAGGCAACTCTGCAGGCACAGGCGATCCGTAATCGGTTATTGGCTATCGACaagtctctctctctttatgCACCCGATGAAATACCACTTGACATGCAACGGTTCTTCGACTGGACTTCCTTACAACACCTTCAGGCCTACTTCTTCGGTGGAAGCATTACGTTGGGCTACACAGACATTTCGCGTGATTCCTCCACATGGACCGCCCATCTCATTCATCTCTGCCATAAATACGGCAACCTCGGGCTCATGTCGGCAGATGTGCACCTACAGCGGTTCGCTTCTGAAAGAGGGTTGCGGGGAGCTGGGCGTTTACCACAGCGTGTGGCACGATTCTTTGATGCGGACGGAAGCTCCCGGAGGCGCAAGTACAGACTAGTTGTATTTGATATTGAATCCACGGGATTGAATACAGCGACTGACGCCATAATTGAGGTTGCTGCATTTGATCCCGTGGAGGGGACGTCTTTTAGCTCATTGGTAAATCCGCAACGCCCCATCCCGCCACAGTCTACCGCTATCCATCACATAACCGACAGTATGGTGCAGGGAGCTCCGCGTTTGTCAGAGGTTACACAAGCCTTTGCACGGTACTTGCGGCTGAGTGAAGGGCAGCGCGATGAGGATGAAGTTACAATCCTCATAGGTCACAATGTTTTCGCCCTTGATGAACCGCTCCTTCGCCGCGCTTTTCGGTCTGAAAGTGTGGATACAGAGAACCTTCTCTTTTGTGATTCGCTCACTATACTTAAGGGTCTCAAGCAGGAACTGCAGGGGTCAAAGAAAGATTCGAAGTTTGACAGAGGGGTGCTGGATATATTGACCAACTCACTTCGTCTCTCTTCCCTCGTAGAAGGCTTGCGTGTAGAGGCCGACGGAGAACTTCACCGTGCCGACACGGATGCGAAAATGCTGTGGTTTGTTCTCGTTAACGCTTTCGGTATCGGGGGAAAGGATGCCGTCAAGCAGCGCGATGAGGTGCTTAGCCATGCTGTACGCACGCTGGTATTGTACCCAGGTGTTGGGTGTTTTCTTCCGCAGGAGCGACGAAAGGATTGCGTCACAGTTCAGTTACCTGGCGTATGCTTCAAGgcgataaaagaaaaacgaaccATTGAACAGCTTCGCAAGCGCCACCTCGATGAGGCAACATTTGTCGTGTTACAGCGGCACAAGCTGGAGGTAGCGGGGCTTCTACTACAAAAGTTGCAATTAGAGCGTGGCTCCGCAAATTTTCTCCACTCGGGAACTGATGGCCGGCTGTCCATCCTTCATAGTGACAATAAGGTAAGACAGTATATTGATCTTACCGCTACCACAACTTCACGCACAACGAGCTCCTACCCAAGCTGCCAAAATATCCCGAAGGACGACAAATCTTCGCTACGCCACCTTTTTGTATCAAGGTTTGGTGAGAAGGGCCGTTGCGTGGAAATTGACTACTCGCAGCTGGAGATTGTTGTTATGGCTGTTCTCTGTGAGGACGAAAGGCTCGTTTCAGACCTAAACCAGGGGGTCGACTTCCACGTGAAACGCGCTTCGTTTTTCAGTGGAATATCCTATGATGAAATCTATAACGGATACAAGCGTGGAGAGGCCAAATTTCTCAAGCTACGTAAAGTGGCCAAGACTTTCTCGTTTCAGCGTTTGTATGGTGCAGGCGTGCCGCTGCTTCACAAAACGACTGGTATCCCCGTTCAGGATCTTCAGGAATGTATACgcagggaagaggaagaataTCCAGGTATATCGCGCTTCCACCGTCTCGCTCGGACGGTTGCTCTGCGGGCAAATAATCCCGGTCTGCCAACACACTTCATTGTTGAGCTCCCTACAGGCCTACGCGTATGTTACAAAACCCGAGATGTAGTGCTCAACCTTCCTCCAGTGAAAAATTACCCCATTCAAAGCTTTGGTGCGGAACTTGCCCAAATGATGATTGGGCGCGTATTTCGTCAATTCGTGCGCAAAAGTTTTTACGGCCAAAAAGCCTTTATGATAAACTTCGTACACGATTCGCTTTGGCTCGACTGCCACATGAGTGTCCTTGAGGAATGTGTACACGAGACGCGCACCATCATGGAAGAAGTAGACACGTACGTGGCAAAGACATTCCCAGGTGTTAAGTTGAAAGTTCCGCTGAAGGTTTCAGTGGACTGTGGCGTGGATATGTGTGCCATGGAATCCGTCAAGGATGATTTCAGCGCGCTCGCGTCACAGCAGCGAAGCAAATCGTCAGAGTTAGATGCACTTATACCCGAACTTAGTAAGGAAGTTACTGACAGTGTAGAAATTACGGTGTAA
- a CDS encoding prostaglandin f synthase (identical to GB:BAB17681.1: prostaglandin F synthase {Trypanosoma brucei}; similar to Probable reductase (EC 1.1.-.-) (Swiss-Prot:P22045) (Leishmania major)) — MALTQSLKLSNGVMMPVLGFGMWKLQDGNEAETATMWAIKSGYRHIDTAAIYKNEESAGRAIASCGVPREELFVTTKLWNSDQGYESTLSAFEKSIKKLGLEYVDLYLIHWPGKDKFIDTWKAFEKLYADKKVRAIGVSNFHEHHIEELLKHCKVAPMVNQIELHPLLNQKALCEYCKSKNIAVTAWSPLGQGHLVEDARLKAIGGKYGKTAAQVMLRWEIQAGVITIPKSGNEARIKENGNIFDFELTAEDIQVIDGMNAGHRYGPDPEVFMNDF; from the coding sequence ATGGCTCTCACTCAATCCCTAAAACTCTCGAATGGAGTGATGATGCCAGTTCTTGGTTTCGGTATGTGGAAGTTACAGGATGGCAATGAAGCCGAGACGGCGACGATGTGGGCCATAAAAAGCGGCTATCGTCACATCGATACTGCAGCCATctataaaaatgaagaaagcgCTGGCAGGGCCATTGCCTCATGTGGTGTACCGCGGGAAGAGCTATTCGTCACGACGAAGCTTTGGAACTCCGACCAGGGATATGAGAGCACGCTGAGCGCATTTGAGAAGAGCATTAAGAAGCTCGGCCTGGAATATGTTGACCTATACCTCATCCACTGGCCGGGGAAGGACAAGTTTATCGACACATGGAAGGCGTTTGAGAAACTGTACGCCGATAAGAAGGTGCGCGCCATTGGCGTTTCCAACTTTCACGAGCACCACATCGAGGAACTGCTAAAGCACTGTAAGGTTGCACCGATGGTTAACCAGATCGAGCTCCATCCGCTGCTCAATCAGAAGGCACTCTGCGAGTACTGCAAGTCGAAGAACATCGCCGTCACTGCCTGGTCGCCGCTTGGTCAAGGACATCTCGTCGAAGACGCCCGTCTGAAAGCTATCGGAGGAAAGTATGGTAAGACAGCTGCGCAGGTGATGCTCCGCTGGGAAATACAAGCAGGGGTCATCACGATTCCCAAATCGGGCAACGAGGCCCGCATCAAGGAAAATGGCAATATATTTGACTTCGAACTAACTGCGGAGGACATTCAAGTCATCGATGGTATGAATGCCGGCCACCGCTACGGCCCCGATCCGGAGGTCTTCATGAACGACTTTTGA